In Vibrio celticus, one genomic interval encodes:
- the mltG gene encoding endolytic transglycosylase MltG encodes MIKKLFIFIILCLIAAGAAGFYVYNQAQDNLKQVIQLEKPQVVTVASGSSFNRVLAQLINEGLFEASPYEKLIRKLHPELVDVKAGTFLLEPGLTLEQALQVLVEGKEHQFTITFVEGSRFDEWLVQLKDNEFIQQTLDGVSEKEIAEKLGIENEKLEGLFLAETYHYTYGTTDLDLLKRAHRDLMSVVNEEWENRADKLPLKSPYEALILASIIEKETAVASERERVSSVFVNRLNKRMRLQTDPTVIYGMGDSYDGNIRKKDLRTPTPYNTYTMSGLPPTPIAMAGKASINAALNPEKSNYLYFVASGTGGHVFSKSLTEHNRAVRAYLKQLRKNR; translated from the coding sequence GTGATCAAAAAGTTATTTATTTTTATTATCTTGTGCTTAATTGCAGCCGGTGCTGCTGGTTTTTATGTTTACAACCAAGCGCAAGATAACCTGAAACAAGTTATTCAATTAGAAAAACCACAAGTCGTGACTGTTGCTTCAGGTAGCAGCTTTAACCGCGTTCTAGCCCAGTTGATTAACGAGGGGCTGTTTGAGGCTTCTCCTTACGAGAAATTAATCCGTAAGTTACATCCTGAGCTTGTAGACGTAAAAGCGGGTACTTTCCTGCTTGAACCAGGTTTAACCTTAGAGCAAGCGCTACAGGTGCTTGTAGAAGGGAAAGAACACCAGTTTACTATTACCTTTGTTGAAGGCAGTCGTTTTGACGAATGGCTTGTTCAGCTAAAAGACAACGAATTCATTCAACAGACATTGGATGGCGTTTCTGAAAAAGAGATCGCTGAAAAGTTGGGTATTGAAAACGAAAAGCTAGAAGGTCTCTTCTTAGCAGAAACGTATCACTACACCTACGGCACCACTGATTTAGATTTGTTGAAGCGCGCGCATCGAGACCTAATGAGCGTGGTGAATGAAGAGTGGGAAAATCGAGCGGATAAGCTGCCTCTTAAATCGCCATACGAAGCGTTAATTCTTGCATCTATCATTGAGAAAGAGACCGCTGTTGCGTCAGAACGTGAGCGTGTTTCTTCTGTGTTTGTTAACCGTCTGAATAAGCGTATGCGTTTGCAAACTGATCCAACGGTTATCTATGGCATGGGTGACAGCTACGATGGCAACATCCGTAAGAAAGACTTACGCACGCCAACGCCTTACAACACCTATACAATGAGTGGCTTGCCACCGACACCTATCGCTATGGCAGGCAAAGCGTCTATCAACGCGGCGTTGAATCCAGAGAAGAGCAACTACTTGTATTTCGTTGCGAGTGGAACAGGTGGTCACGTATTTTCAAAGAGTTTGACTGAGCATAACCGTGCAGTGCGAGCTTACTTAAAGCAATTAAGAAAAAACAGATAA
- the tmk gene encoding dTMP kinase, with the protein MNQSKFIVVEGLEGAGKSTAINAIVETLKASGVEDIVNTREPGGTVLAEKMRSLVKEEHEGEKLQDMTELLLMYAARVQLVENVIKPALDNGQWVLGDRHDMSSQAYQGGGRQIARTTMESLKSTTLGGFKPDLTLYLDLDPRVGLERARGRGELDRIEKMDISFFDRTRERYLEIAEQDDSVLVINAQQEIEQVAADIKVALTAWLDK; encoded by the coding sequence ATGAATCAGTCGAAATTTATCGTGGTTGAAGGCCTTGAAGGCGCTGGCAAAAGCACAGCAATCAATGCCATCGTTGAGACATTAAAAGCATCGGGTGTTGAGGATATTGTTAATACTCGCGAGCCGGGTGGTACTGTCTTAGCTGAAAAGATGCGTTCATTGGTTAAAGAAGAGCACGAAGGCGAGAAGCTTCAAGACATGACTGAATTGCTGCTGATGTATGCAGCACGTGTTCAATTAGTCGAGAACGTCATCAAGCCGGCACTCGACAATGGTCAATGGGTATTGGGTGATCGTCATGATATGTCTTCACAAGCATACCAAGGAGGTGGTCGCCAGATCGCGCGCACGACTATGGAATCACTGAAATCAACCACGCTAGGCGGCTTTAAACCCGATCTAACGCTATATTTGGACCTAGACCCTAGAGTAGGGCTAGAACGTGCTAGAGGCCGTGGTGAGCTTGATAGAATTGAAAAGATGGACATCTCATTTTTCGACCGCACGCGTGAGCGCTATCTAGAAATTGCAGAACAAGATGATTCAGTACTTGTGATTAACGCGCAGCAAGAAATTGAGCAAGTAGCCGCTGATATTAAAGTCGCGCTAACTGCTTGGCTCGACAAATAG
- a CDS encoding DNA polymerase III subunit delta' — MAEVYSWLTPVWSEWKKSLDAERFPNSVIVNAPEGLGVDALISQLTDALMCTNYESESCGFCHSCELMKSGSHPDFHVISPEKEGKSITVDQVRASNRWAQESSQLGGLRVILLNPAEAMNESASNALLKTLEEPSSKCIFILSTRNSNRLMPTIISRCQQFTVVSPQLETASAWLDSEVGKAVPQYILALNDNAPLKAKAMFEQGGVEASTKALDGFVNVIKGTQPDMLKFSTELSKEPLIQLGWLWHLLSDVQKLHFGLANQAFIPSAKSLCEVMSYQSAYAASNKLLILIEQLKQHPGLNTELLIMNWLIATCEETCS, encoded by the coding sequence ATGGCTGAAGTGTATTCTTGGCTCACACCGGTATGGAGTGAGTGGAAAAAAAGTCTCGATGCGGAGCGTTTTCCTAACTCTGTGATTGTTAATGCACCGGAAGGTCTCGGCGTTGATGCGTTGATTAGCCAACTTACCGACGCATTGATGTGCACGAATTATGAAAGCGAGTCGTGCGGGTTTTGCCACAGCTGCGAATTAATGAAGTCGGGCAGTCATCCTGATTTTCATGTGATCTCACCAGAGAAAGAAGGTAAGTCGATCACGGTTGATCAAGTGCGTGCCAGTAACCGTTGGGCTCAAGAGTCTTCTCAGTTAGGTGGTTTGCGCGTTATTTTGCTTAACCCTGCTGAAGCAATGAACGAATCGGCTTCCAATGCACTATTGAAAACTCTGGAAGAGCCATCAAGCAAGTGCATCTTCATTCTGTCTACTCGCAACAGCAATCGCTTAATGCCGACTATTATTAGCCGTTGTCAACAATTCACTGTGGTTAGCCCGCAGTTGGAGACAGCATCGGCGTGGTTAGATAGTGAAGTGGGCAAAGCGGTACCGCAGTATATTTTAGCACTCAATGACAACGCGCCTTTAAAAGCAAAAGCGATGTTTGAGCAAGGTGGCGTGGAAGCCTCAACAAAAGCGCTCGATGGCTTTGTGAATGTGATAAAAGGCACTCAACCTGACATGCTAAAGTTCTCTACAGAGCTTAGCAAAGAGCCTTTGATTCAACTTGGCTGGCTTTGGCATCTATTGTCAGATGTACAGAAGCTGCATTTTGGTTTGGCGAACCAGGCTTTCATTCCGAGTGCGAAATCACTGTGTGAGGTGATGTCTTATCAAAGTGCTTATGCAGCATCGAATAAACTACTGATATTGATTGAGCAGTTAAAGCAACACCCTGGACTCAATACGGAGCTACTCATAATGAATTGGCTAATAGCCACTTGCGAGGAAACATGTTCGTAG
- the ptsG gene encoding PTS glucose transporter subunit IIBC, with translation MFKNLFANLQKVGKSLMLPVSVLPVAGILLGVGAADLPFIPEIVSNLMEQAGGSVFGQMALLFAVGVALGFTNNDGVAGLAAIVGYGIMTATLGVMAGVMGVDNIDTGVLGGILVGGVAAWAFNRFFRIQLPEYLGFFAGKRAVPIITGFAAIGLAILLSIVWPPVGGAISAFSDWAAHQNPQVAFGIYGIVERSLIPFGLHHVWNVPFFFEAGTCVNAAGETQNGVLTCYLVADDASRAAGNGFGQLAGGYMFKMFGLPAAAIAIAHSAKPENRAKVMGIMASAALTSFLTGITEPIEFSFLFVAPVLYAIHALLAGSAYVLANTLGFVHGTSFSHGLIDFLVLSGNASKMGLMVVCGIAYAAIYYIVFRTVIKALDLKTPGREDESEEESVATGSELAGELVAAFGGKANITGLDACITRLRVAVADTALVDQDKLKKLGAAGVVVVAGGVQAIFGTKSDNLKTDMDEWIRNNG, from the coding sequence ATGTTTAAGAACCTTTTTGCTAACCTGCAGAAAGTTGGTAAGTCTCTGATGCTTCCAGTATCAGTTTTACCAGTTGCGGGTATTTTGCTAGGTGTCGGTGCAGCAGATCTTCCTTTCATTCCAGAAATCGTTTCAAACTTAATGGAACAAGCTGGTGGTTCAGTATTTGGTCAAATGGCACTGTTGTTCGCAGTAGGTGTTGCACTTGGCTTTACTAACAACGATGGTGTAGCGGGTCTAGCTGCTATCGTTGGTTACGGCATCATGACTGCTACACTTGGCGTAATGGCTGGTGTAATGGGCGTTGATAACATCGATACTGGTGTACTAGGTGGTATCCTAGTCGGTGGTGTTGCTGCTTGGGCATTCAACCGTTTCTTCCGTATTCAACTACCAGAGTACCTAGGCTTCTTCGCTGGTAAGCGTGCTGTGCCAATCATCACAGGTTTCGCAGCGATTGGTCTAGCAATCCTACTATCTATCGTATGGCCACCAGTTGGCGGCGCTATCTCTGCGTTCTCTGATTGGGCTGCTCACCAAAACCCACAAGTGGCGTTTGGTATCTACGGTATCGTTGAGCGTTCTCTAATTCCATTTGGTCTTCACCACGTTTGGAACGTACCTTTCTTCTTTGAAGCTGGTACTTGTGTAAACGCTGCTGGCGAAACTCAAAACGGTGTTCTTACTTGTTACCTAGTTGCTGATGACGCATCTCGTGCAGCGGGCAATGGCTTCGGTCAGCTAGCTGGTGGTTACATGTTCAAGATGTTCGGTCTACCTGCTGCTGCAATCGCGATTGCACACTCAGCTAAGCCTGAAAACCGCGCTAAAGTAATGGGCATCATGGCTTCTGCTGCGTTGACTTCATTCCTAACGGGTATCACTGAACCAATCGAATTCTCTTTCCTATTCGTTGCTCCAGTACTGTACGCAATCCACGCTCTACTAGCTGGTTCTGCATACGTTCTTGCGAACACTCTAGGTTTTGTACATGGTACATCTTTCTCACACGGTCTAATCGACTTCCTAGTTCTATCTGGCAACGCGTCTAAGATGGGCCTAATGGTTGTATGTGGTATTGCTTACGCTGCAATTTACTACATCGTATTCCGCACTGTGATTAAAGCTCTAGACCTTAAAACTCCAGGCCGTGAAGACGAGTCAGAAGAAGAGTCAGTTGCGACTGGTTCTGAACTTGCTGGTGAGCTAGTTGCTGCATTCGGTGGCAAAGCGAACATCACAGGTCTTGACGCTTGTATTACTCGTCTACGTGTTGCAGTAGCTGATACAGCTCTTGTTGACCAAGACAAGCTGAAGAAACTAGGCGCTGCAGGTGTTGTTGTAGTTGCTGGTGGCGTACAAGCTATCTTCGGTACTAAGTCTGACAACCTTAAGACAGACATGGATGAGTGGATCCGTAACAACGGTTAA
- a CDS encoding TatD family hydrolase, producing MFVDSHCHLDKLDYQDLHTSVEDVVNKAKAANVDQLLSVGVTLDSFENMLEMISPFDNVKASCGVHPLDVESDFSLETMREYASNPKVVAIGETGLDYHYQPETAELQQLRFKQHVELAVELNKPLIIHTRNAREDTLAILRDGGAEKCGGVIHCFTEDQAFAEAAMELGFYISISGIVTFKQATELKEVVKNLPLERLLIETDSPYLAPIPYRGKQNQPAYVVEVAAYIAQLKGVSMKEVAEQTTKNYQKLFLR from the coding sequence ATGTTCGTAGATTCCCATTGTCATTTAGACAAACTGGATTACCAAGATTTGCACACTAGCGTAGAAGATGTGGTTAACAAGGCGAAGGCTGCTAACGTAGACCAGCTGCTTTCTGTTGGTGTGACACTCGATTCGTTTGAAAACATGCTCGAGATGATCTCGCCGTTTGATAACGTTAAAGCCTCTTGTGGCGTTCACCCTCTCGATGTTGAAAGTGATTTCAGCCTAGAGACAATGCGAGAATACGCGAGCAACCCTAAGGTTGTGGCGATTGGTGAGACAGGTTTAGATTATCACTACCAACCAGAGACGGCGGAGCTGCAGCAGCTACGATTTAAGCAGCATGTTGAGTTGGCCGTTGAACTGAATAAACCTTTGATCATTCACACTCGTAACGCACGTGAAGATACATTAGCTATTTTACGTGATGGCGGAGCTGAGAAGTGTGGTGGTGTGATTCACTGCTTTACCGAAGATCAAGCGTTCGCAGAAGCAGCAATGGAACTAGGTTTCTATATCTCAATTTCAGGTATTGTGACCTTTAAGCAGGCTACAGAACTTAAAGAAGTTGTTAAGAACCTACCATTAGAAAGGTTGCTGATCGAAACGGATTCTCCATACTTAGCACCCATTCCATATCGTGGAAAGCAGAATCAGCCTGCATATGTCGTCGAAGTGGCGGCTTACATTGCGCAATTAAAAGGTGTGTCGATGAAAGAGGTTGCCGAACAAACGACCAAAAATTACCAAAAACTTTTTTTGCGATAA